The Nostoc sp. 'Peltigera membranacea cyanobiont' N6 genome contains the following window.
CAGACATACCTCCTGAAACCTCAATCCGGGCTAGCAAAAATTCTCTTGCTGGCGGTAAAGCTTTTCCAGAAAGACCTATTTCTCTGGTAAAGTCAGGGTATTTGGGAGGACATAAAGCCGATAATGCGCGTTCTTCTGACTTAACAGCCTCATCTCCCCTCAAGGTATTCCAGGCAGGACGGCAGCAGCAGAAAATGGAATTACCAAATCTATCTGGTCAACAACCGCAACTCAAATCTCCAAAAACGGCATCATCTGCACACGTAGTACAAGTATCTAACTCTCAAAAAATTACAGTAGCACCAGTGACTAGATCACAGGCAGTTCCGCTTCTTAAAACAGCGTCTTTGACAACACCTTTAGTACTCAACCCAAAACAAGTAGCATCAGTATCTGCAACCAAAGCACAAGTACCTAATTTCAAGAAAAATGCATTCGCTCCAACGATTACGGCATCAGCAACTCCACTGAGAAAAATAGTACCCCTAACGAGACTAATATCACCCAATTCCAAACAAATAGCCTCAGCACCTACAAGCACAGCGCAAGTACGTAATTTCAAAAGAAATACAGTAGTAGCAATAACTACACCACCGTCAGCCCAATTGGGAAAAACAGCACTTGAAAGAGCTACGACACTACCAGCACCAAACAATCCTAAAAAGTTAGGGCAGTCGAGAATTGGATTCAGTGGGCGAACACCGACCCAAGCTGAGTCATCTCTAAAAACAGGTGCGGCAAGTTTGTTGGGTGGTACTGTGGGTGTATCTAGTCAGAATTATCGCGGCGATCAACTTGCAGCTGTGCCTAATTCCAACCGCGATCGCCCTGGGGCTTCTGGTATTGATACCCGCAGTCTAGATATAGACCTCACCTCTTACTTAAATAAACTAAAGCAACGCGTTCAACAGCAGTGGCTACCAGGAATGAGCCAGTCTAATCGGCGAACGGTGCTTAACTTTACGATTAACCGTTCAGGTCAAGTTAGCAATCTCAATATTGTACAAACCTCTGGATTTAATGTAACTGATGAAGTAGCACTCAATGCTATACAGCGATCTGCACCTTTTGCGCCTTTGCCCACAGGATATACCAAGAACTACATTGATATCGAATTTACATTTAGTATCAATGTTTATGGCGAGCTAAATTTATCAAGGGATGGTGGCTAACAACAGGCAAACAGAGTTTTGGCTGGCAGGTAGAACGAGTATGTAGAACTGTACCTCTGCATCCGTAAAAATATTAATAAACAGTTACAGCAGTCAGACATTCAGGGAAGCGAAATAGCGATTATCTATCATGCCAAATCGACACAGTAGTAGTAGTCGTGCATTGTTAATTTTCGCGTGTTGCTAGAAAATTATTCCTTTTCCCCTTTATGAATAAGAGGTAATAATGCTAAATTTCGATTACTGGCAATGTTTCAGGGTGATTTATGAACAAAGGCGAATTAGTAGATGCTGTAGCAGCCAAAGCCAATGTCACAAAAAAGCAAGCTGATGAAGTCATTAGTGCTTTTTTGTCAGTTGTTACCGAAGCTGTAGCCAATGGTGAAAAGGTAACGCTCATTGGTTTTGGGTCATTCGAGCGACGCGATCGCTCAGAACGTGAAGGGCGTAATCCGAAAACCAATGAGCCAATGACAATTCCAGCGACCAAAGTGCCTGCGTTTTCTGCTGGAAAGCAGTTTAAAGAAAAAGTAGCGCCATAAAGCATAAGTAAGAAAGAGCGAACGCTCTAAATTGAATCATCCATCCAGCCGCACTTACAATCCCAATGCACCCTTGAAGTGTCGCCCCGGTCAAATTCACTACTACACTGTGGACATCTACCAGTAAACATCGGATGCCAATCAAGTAACTCCAGTTTTTGCTGTTGTGTCCACCTCTGTTGTGGTTGCAAAATTAGTTCGCCGTTGTAGTAGGTTGCGCCTTCTGGCTCCCACAGTTCTACTGGTTCGGCGTTGGGGTCTTCTCGAAAGTCCAAGCAGCTATCACCGTCTACACCATCAGGGTGAACGATACAGATGAGGTGGGGGTTGTATGAGTAGAGGAGACAGCGATGCCGAAGGCGGGCTACGCCTACGCAGTGGGGAATTTTCGGCATAGTACCAGTGTACTGCTTTGAAAAAGCGATCGCTGCAAGGGCTGAAAACATATTTATCAATTTATATAAACTAAACTGTTGAGTTTGCCCCTGCTTACAGCTCGCTTCACACTACCCCGGGTTGCCTTGCGTGTCGTTACATCCGCCACGGCCCCAACGAATCCCGCCGAATCCGCTGCCAGTGCCGTCGATCTTCTCCATAAAAGTTGTACCCGAAATCCGTAACTTGAGCGTTCCATGTCCCCACGCTTGTCCGCGAACGTCGGCCCACTCCCCATCAATGAGATTGCCGTTTCGCGTACCTTTGAACACGTTCGTCCAGGAACGACCGTCGTCACCGCTCATTCCGACCCACCAAATGGTACTGCCGATGGCATGAAGGTGGTATGTGCCCCCATCATTCGCCTTCCAAACTCCGCTAACATACTTCGGCGAGGCACATTGCGCGTGTATGGGCGCTGCGGACGCAGCAAGCATCACAAGACCTGCCAATGCGATACTTGTTGGAACAAAGTTTTTAATACGAACCTCCCTGCTGAAATCCACATGTTATGAAGCTCCCTTCCATTGAAGAGAGCGAAAGAATCGCGTTTTAACAACAAAGTACGTTCGAGTAACGCTTATACTTGAACCATACGCCGCCATCTCTCAGAATTGCTGCTCATATACTGCCTTTCCCCCGCCCAACTATTTATTATACAGGAAGTTTCCGTATAATCACCCTTTACGGTAGAATTATATAGAATTTTCCCGACATCAAAGCCTGAATGACCCACAGCCCTGTTCCATCATGGGGAAAAAACGGGCTATAGCCACAGTAGTGTTCCTTTGTCATACTGCTCACGAAACCAAGCCAGTTGATTTTGGTCATGTTCTGGGTGAGCGTTTTTATAGTCGTAATACAATTGATAAGCCTGACTAATTAAGTTCCCCGCCGTTTCTGCCTGCTGTTGAGTATAGCCAAGTTTCATATATAGTAGCTGCTGCTGATGCCAATTCTGCAAACTCCTCAGCATCATGTAACCAATATATTTGTGCTTGTAATTCCCCTAGTGTGGCTGGTAAAGTCTCATTCATATTCAATCTAACTTTTCCTATAAGGCAATTTGGTAGCGATTGACCATAGCAGTATTTTAGGTGTTAGGCGATGTCTACTGCCTACGGCGGCAAGCTACGCACCCCCACCACCAATCAAGCGAGGAAATTAAGAAATTGGGTATCACCGTGACATTCGGGCCCAACCCCAAATAAGCGAAATCAGAAATATACGTTTTTTAGGTCTATGAACACCAGCATTTACACACCACAGCAGCCAACTCTCCAGACACAAAGACTTGTCATGAGAGCCTTCACCCTCGCAGATGCACCTGAAGTACAATGCTTGGCTGGTATAAAAGAAATTGCTGCTATGACCTTAACTATTCCCCATCCTTACCAAGACGGTATGGCCCAAGAGTGGATTAAAACCCATCAAAAAGCCTTCAAAGAGGGAAAATCTGTGAACTTAGCGATTGTGCTGCGTGATATTGGTGTGTTGTGTGGTGCGAT
Protein-coding sequences here:
- a CDS encoding energy transducer TonB; amino-acid sequence: MASFDEFVCNRSVRSVDMIFGVVISILLHSILLIGSKYWHRALIHEPKQEISQEIPIQIVEVPDNKTDIPPETSIRASKNSLAGGKAFPERPISLVKSGYLGGHKADNARSSDLTASSPLKVFQAGRQQQKMELPNLSGQQPQLKSPKTASSAHVVQVSNSQKITVAPVTRSQAVPLLKTASLTTPLVLNPKQVASVSATKAQVPNFKKNAFAPTITASATPLRKIVPLTRLISPNSKQIASAPTSTAQVRNFKRNTVVAITTPPSAQLGKTALERATTLPAPNNPKKLGQSRIGFSGRTPTQAESSLKTGAASLLGGTVGVSSQNYRGDQLAAVPNSNRDRPGASGIDTRSLDIDLTSYLNKLKQRVQQQWLPGMSQSNRRTVLNFTINRSGQVSNLNIVQTSGFNVTDEVALNAIQRSAPFAPLPTGYTKNYIDIEFTFSINVYGELNLSRDGG
- a CDS encoding HU family DNA-binding protein is translated as MNKGELVDAVAAKANVTKKQADEVISAFLSVVTEAVANGEKVTLIGFGSFERRDRSEREGRNPKTNEPMTIPATKVPAFSAGKQFKEKVAP